The following are encoded in a window of Impatiens glandulifera chromosome 5, dImpGla2.1, whole genome shotgun sequence genomic DNA:
- the LOC124939385 gene encoding cucumisin-like, whose translation MGDLNPSAGIPTPILHSRFLEKALHINSSTSLIHSYKSIFNGFVALLTNDEVHRISAMEEVVSVFPNRKNHMHTTKSWDFLKFPQTVSRVKKVESNIIVGVIDSGIWPELDSFSDVGMRSPPSKWKGSCHGLRNFKCNNKIIGARYYRRNGKFSQEDIISPRDTIGHGTHVASIIARNLVSSANFYGLGQGTARGGVPSSRIAVYKVVWTDGSDDIDIIDAFEDAIKDRVDIISISMGTGINANYLKDSITVGSFQAMRKGIMTICSAGNGGPEHGTVENISPWVLTVAASSTDRKIVTYLKLGNAQTFVGTTLNAFDETNFSTLVYAGDVPNIREMVSRNTSRLCLDTKSLDARLVKGKIVICDEYNVGDAALTAGATGMVIRGNDIAVDYRTFALPALFVGNRESFELMRYLVRPRVSYNILSGTSMSCPHASAAAAYVKSFHPSWSPAAIKSALITTASEMSARTTQSLEFGYGAGLINPVGAINPGLVYDANLADYVQFLCGQNYTNKQLSLITGDKIACTHYGSKTSLNLNMPSFSFPIVPSNTPFNVSVNRRVTNVGSLRSTYIAKILTPPTFTIRVVPSTLSFTKVGEVKSFTLIVEGIMNHVAAVSASLSWIGSTNKEYFISWYPNKWYQSEVVREERKLKRLDDPSRIIDKF comes from the exons ATGGGAGACTTGAATCCATCTGCAGGCATCCCTACACCTATATTGCATTCAAGATTTCTAGAAAAAGCTCTTCACAT AAACTCTTCGACATCACTTATTCACAGTTACAAAAGTATTTTCAATGGTTTTGTTGCCCTATTGACCAATGATGAGGTTCACCGGATTTCTG CGATGGAAGAAGTTGTATCAGTGTTTCCAAATAGAAAAAATCATATGCACACTACAAAATCATGGGACTTTTTGAAATTTCCTCAAACGGTTAGCAGAGTGAAAAAGGTTGAGAGCAACATCATTGTTGGAGTAATAGATTCTGGAATTTGGCCAGAATTAGATAGCTTTAGTGATGTTGGAATGAGATCGCCACCGAGCAAATGGAAGGGATCGTGTCATGGGCTACGGAATTTCAAATGTAACAA CAAAATAATTGGAGCAAGGTACTACAGAAGAAATGGCAAATTCTCCCAAGAGGATATTATTTCTCCAAGAGATACCATTGGTCATGGAACTCATGTAGCTTCAATCATTGCCAGAAATCTTGTTAGTTCGGCGAACTTTTATGGTCTTGGACAAGGTACAGCACGAGGAGGAGTCCCTTCTTCGAGGATTGCGGTATATAAAGTAGTTTGGACTGATGGTTCTGATGACATCGACATCATTGACGCATTTGAGGATGCCATCAAAGATAGGGTTGACATAATATCAATTTCAATGGGAACAGGTATTAATGCAAACTATTTGAAGGATTCGATAACTGTTGGGAGTTTTCAAGCAATGAGAAAAGGAATTATGACGATATGTTCTGCGGGAAACGGTGGTCCTGAACATGGAACTGTCGAGAATATTTCTCCATGGGTTCTTACCGTCGCAGCAAGTTCCACTGATCGAAAGATAGTCACCTATTTGAAGTTGGGTAATGCCCAGACATTTGTG GGAACTACATTGAATGCGTTTGATGAGACTAATTTCTCCACTTTGGTGTATGCCGGTGATGTTCCAAATATAAGAGAGATGGTTTCTCGTAATACATCGAG ACTTTGCCTAGACACAAAGTCACTAGATGCTAGACTTGTAAAAGGTAAGATTGTCATTTGTGATGAATACAATGTAGGGGACGCAGCCTTAACTGCTGGTGCAACTGGTATGGTGATACGAGGCAATGATATCGCTGTCGATTATAGGACATTTGCTCTCCCGGCACTTTTTGTTGGAAACAGGGAGTCATTCGAACTCATGAGATATTTGGTCAGACCAAG GGTGTCATATAACATCCTATCAGGTACGTCAATGTCATGCCCACATGCTTCTGCTGCAGCCGCTTATGTCAAATCCTTCCATCCATCATGGTCTCCGGCTGCTATAAAATCTGCACTTATAACCACTG CCTCCGAGATGAGTGCAAGGACAACTCAGTCACTAGAATTTGGTTATGGAGCAGGCCTAATAAACCCTGTAGGTGCCATTAATCCTGGCCTTGTGTATGATGCAAATCTAGCTGACTATGTGCAGTTCTTGTGTGGCCAAAACTACACCAACAAACAGTTGAGCCTTATTACGGGTGACAAAATAGCTTGCACTCATTATGGGAGTAAAACTTCTTTAAATCTTAACATGCCTTCATTTTCCTTTCCCATCGTTCCGTCAAATACTCCTTTTAATGTCTCCGTTAATAGGAGAGTTACCAATGTTGGATCATTAAGATCTACATACATCGCCAAGATTCTTACTCCGCCTACATTCACAATACGAGTTGTACCGAGCACACTTTCTTTCACTAAAGTCGGAGAAGTTAAGTCATTTACATTGATTGTTGAGGGAATAATGAATCATGTGGCAGCGGTTTCGGCTTCTTTGTCATGGATTGGTAGCACAAACAAA GAATACTTCATCTCCTGgtatcctaacaagtggtatcagagcgaggttgtTCGAGAGGAGAGAAAGCTGAAGAGATTGGATGATCCTTCGAGAATTATTGACAAGTTCTAG